The proteins below come from a single Zhouia spongiae genomic window:
- a CDS encoding acyl-CoA dehydrogenase: MDFKLSEEHLMIQQAARDFAQTELLPGVIERDEKQQFPAEQIKKMGELGFMGMMVSPEYGGSGLDTVSYVLAMEEISKIDASASVVMSVNNSLVCWGLEKFGNEEQKLKYLPRLASGEIIGAFCLSEPEAGSDATSQRTTALDKGDHYLVNGTKNWITNGGTADVFLVIAQTYPEKGHHGINALIMEKGMPGFEVGPKENKLGIRGSDTHSLMFTDVKVPKENRIGEDGFGFKFAMKTLSGGRIGIASQALGIASGAYELAKKYSKERKAFGTEICNHQAIAFKLADMYTEIEAARLLIMKAARDKDNGDNYDLSSAVAKVYASKVAMDVTVEAVQIHGGYGFVKEYHVERLMRDAKITQIYEGTSEIQKIVISRSILRD, translated from the coding sequence ATGGATTTTAAACTATCTGAAGAACATTTAATGATACAGCAGGCGGCGAGGGATTTTGCACAGACAGAATTGTTGCCGGGTGTAATCGAAAGAGACGAAAAGCAACAGTTCCCCGCAGAGCAGATAAAAAAGATGGGAGAACTTGGTTTTATGGGAATGATGGTATCGCCTGAATATGGCGGTAGCGGGTTAGACACCGTGTCGTACGTCCTTGCCATGGAAGAGATCTCCAAGATCGACGCATCTGCCTCTGTAGTAATGAGTGTAAACAACTCTTTAGTATGCTGGGGATTAGAAAAATTCGGAAACGAAGAGCAGAAACTAAAATACTTACCCCGCCTTGCTTCCGGAGAAATCATAGGTGCTTTCTGCTTGTCTGAACCGGAAGCAGGAAGTGACGCCACATCACAAAGAACAACAGCCCTGGACAAAGGCGACCATTATTTAGTGAATGGAACAAAGAACTGGATTACCAATGGCGGTACGGCAGATGTATTTCTTGTCATAGCACAAACCTACCCTGAAAAAGGGCATCATGGCATCAACGCCCTGATTATGGAAAAAGGGATGCCGGGCTTTGAAGTAGGTCCAAAAGAAAATAAATTGGGAATCCGCGGAAGTGATACCCATTCATTGATGTTTACGGATGTAAAGGTTCCCAAGGAAAACAGAATTGGCGAAGACGGCTTTGGTTTTAAGTTTGCCATGAAAACCCTTTCTGGCGGAAGGATCGGCATTGCCTCACAAGCCCTGGGCATAGCTTCAGGAGCTTACGAACTGGCCAAAAAGTACTCTAAAGAGCGAAAAGCATTTGGTACAGAAATCTGCAATCACCAGGCGATTGCTTTCAAACTTGCCGATATGTATACCGAAATAGAAGCTGCAAGGCTTCTTATAATGAAAGCAGCAAGAGACAAAGACAATGGAGACAATTACGATCTTTCGAGCGCCGTTGCCAAAGTATATGCTTCTAAAGTTGCGATGGATGTTACCGTAGAAGCCGTTCAAATTCATGGAGGCTATGGATTTGTTAAAGAATACCATGTTGAACGCCTTATGAGGGACGCAAAGATTACCCAGATCTATGAAGGGACTTCAGAAATTCAGAAAATCGTCATTTCGAGATCCATACTAAGAGATTAA